CATCCCACGCGAAGTCGTTGTGCCGGGCCATGTCGGTCAGCAGCGCCACGGTGCCGTTGCTGAGCGCGCACACGACGAAGTCGCGCTTGAGGCGTCGAATCCCGTCCGCGGCGTCGGGCCAACCAGGGATGGCACGCCACGCACGTACGAGCGCGCGGCGCTGATCGGCGTCCAGGGTCACGTCGAAGGCTGCTGCGACCTCGTGGAGGGTATCGGTCTGCAGATCGTCCAGACGTCGCCACGGGAGGTCTCCGGCCTCGACCCGCGCGAGGATCGGTGAGTAGCGACGACGCCACTCGCGGGCGAAGTCGGCGGCGTCGACGTCGGGCACGGTGTGTGCGACGGCACCGGAGATCCCGGTGAGCCAGTCGGTGACCGTCCCGAAGGTGTCGAACGCCAGGACCTTCACCCCGAGGGAGTTCACGAGTCGGCGCGCTCCCGGCGTGTTCGCTTGCCCGTCACAAGGTCTCGCGGGCCAGCTGCGGCAGTGACTGGTCGGCGTCATAGTCGGCGTCGCCGTGCGAGACCGGGGTGAGGGTCAGCAGGCTGGCCTCCGGGCGGCAGCAGAAGCGTGCGGGCGCGTACGGTGAGGTGCCCAGTCCGGCACTGACGTGCAGCTTCATCGACGAGCCCCAGTTCGACGGGCCCTTCACCCGGGAGCGGTCGATGTGACAGTTGGTGACGAGCGCGCCGAAGAACGGCAGGCACAGCTGACCGCCGTGGGTGTGGCCGGCCATCACGAGGTCGTAACCGTCGGCGGCGAAGCGGTCGAGGACCCGCGGCTCGGGCGAATGCGTGAGGCCCAGGCGCAGGTGCGCGAGCGGGTTGGGGCGGCCGGCGATGGTCTCGTAGCGATCCCGCTCGATGTGCGGATCGTCGACGCCGGAGGCGACCACGCGGACCCCGCTGACCTCGAGCTCACGCACGGTGTGCGTGGCGTCCAGCCAGCCGCGTTCGGTGAACGCCGCCCGGAGATCCTGCCAGGGGAGCGGTTCGCCGTGCGTCCGCTGATGGTCCTTCTTGAAGTACTTCATCGGGTTCTTCGGCTTGGGGCCGAAGTAGTCGTTGGACCCGAAGACGAACAGGCCCGGCCGCGACAGGAGGCCACCGAGGGACTGGATCACCGCGGGCACTGCCTGCGGGTGCGCGAGGTTGTCGCCGGTGTTGACCACCAGGTCGGGTTCCAGGGCCTCGAGCTCGGAGATCCACGCCTGCTTGAGTCGCTGGTTGGGCATCATGTGCAGGTCGCTGATGTGCAGGACCCGCAAGGGCGAGGCGCCGGGTTCGAGGACCGACAGCGTCGTGTGGCGCAGGGCGAAGGCGTTGCGCTCGATGACGGTCGAGTAGACGAGGCCGGCGGCGGCCAGCCCCGCGGCACCGACGAGTGCGCGCGAACCGACCCCGGAACCGGACGAACCGAGGCGTGAGCGGAAGTCGAGTTCGGAGTGCTGCATCTGTTCAGAATACGCACCTCCGAGCCCGTGCCCACCCCCTTCGGTGGGCCGCACGGACGGCCCGCCGTCAGAAGCAGAGGCCGCCCGGCCCGTGACTCAACCGGGCAGCTGGATGACGACGGGTCCGACGCCGGGAACGACGACGGTGGTCTCGGTGGGACCGTTGCCGCTGTCACCGCCTGCCCGTCGACCGTTGCTCACATAGATCGTCACCGTGCTGCCGGGCATCGCGGAGTCCGACGGCGCGGTGAAGACGACGGTGCCCTTCGGGCGGCCGCTGTCGACCTCGAGCTCGTTGACCTTGAAACCGTCCCGCTGGAGCCGCGAGGTGGCCTCACTGGCGGTCAGGCCACTGACCTGCGGAATCCGGCCGCGATCGCTGCCGCGCCAGTATTCGCGGTCGACCGGGGGCATCCGGACCGGGCCGAACTTGGTGGCCACCGGTTTCATCGCCTGGAACCAGGTGCGTGCGGGTTCCATGCCGCCGTACAGGTCGCCGTCGTAGCAGGATCGGAGCGGGCTGCTGCAAACACCCTGCGGGTTCGGGCCGTCGCTGTAGACGTAGGCGGCGCCGGCGATCTGGTTGGTGAAACCGATGAACGCGGAGCTGCGGTGAGCTTCGGTGGTACCGGTTTTGCCCGACATCGGGAGCGTCCAACCGGCCGAACCGGCCGCACCTGCCGCGGTGCCGCCGCCCTGGTCGTCCTTGCTGAGCGCGTTGGCGAGGGTGTCGGCGAGGCCCTTGTCGACGACCTGTTCGCAACCCGGCGAGTTGAACGGGACCGAGGTGAGGGCGCGTTGTCCGTCGGGGCCGATCACCGGGTTGCCGTACTGGTCGCGCTTGACGCGGCTGATCGCCTTGATGGGGTTGGGCGGGCACCAGACCCCGCCGGAGGCGAGGGTCGCGGCCACGTTGGCGAGTTCGAGGCCGTTGAGCGGGAGGGGGCCGAGGGTGAACGAGCCGAAGTTCCCGTCCTTGACGTATTGCGCCATGCTCTTCTCGCCGTAACCCGACGAGCCGGGCACCGTGTAGGAGCGGAGCCCGAGGCGGACGGCCATGTCGACCGCCGGCTTGACGCCGACCTGCTGCAGCAGCTTGACGAAGGCCGTGTTCGGCGACTGGGCGAGTGCATCGGTCACCGACAGCGACGCCGGGTACCGGCCGTCGTTCTTGACGCAGTACGAGTT
The sequence above is drawn from the Gordonia rubripertincta genome and encodes:
- a CDS encoding haloacid dehalogenase type II, which gives rise to MNSLGVKVLAFDTFGTVTDWLTGISGAVAHTVPDVDAADFAREWRRRYSPILARVEAGDLPWRRLDDLQTDTLHEVAAAFDVTLDADQRRALVRAWRAIPGWPDAADGIRRLKRDFVVCALSNGTVALLTDMARHNDFAWDVIGGSDLWRHYKPARETYCGLAELLEVEPNEVMMVATHQADLDAARSFGLRTAFIERPDEWGGEPKDDSGSPDNDFHAPDLLDLARQLGC
- a CDS encoding metallophosphoesterase; translated protein: MQHSELDFRSRLGSSGSGVGSRALVGAAGLAAAGLVYSTVIERNAFALRHTTLSVLEPGASPLRVLHISDLHMMPNQRLKQAWISELEALEPDLVVNTGDNLAHPQAVPAVIQSLGGLLSRPGLFVFGSNDYFGPKPKNPMKYFKKDHQRTHGEPLPWQDLRAAFTERGWLDATHTVRELEVSGVRVVASGVDDPHIERDRYETIAGRPNPLAHLRLGLTHSPEPRVLDRFAADGYDLVMAGHTHGGQLCLPFFGALVTNCHIDRSRVKGPSNWGSSMKLHVSAGLGTSPYAPARFCCRPEASLLTLTPVSHGDADYDADQSLPQLARETL